From Haloarcula hispanica ATCC 33960, the proteins below share one genomic window:
- a CDS encoding METTL5 family protein has product MPTKSALAQQLAVVAGFDNPRASLEQYRTPPDLAAHLVHTADLQDDIQGQTVVDLGCGTGMLALGAALRSPARVVGLDIDPAPLSTARENERKVGSTTPVSWVRADATTAPLCPPTEETTVVMNPPFGAQSDNEHADRRFLETAASITGVSYSIHNEGSQSFVESFAADNGGEVTHAFETEFDLPRQFEFHESDRQAITAEVYRIDWT; this is encoded by the coding sequence ATGCCGACAAAGAGTGCGCTCGCCCAGCAACTCGCCGTTGTCGCCGGGTTCGACAACCCACGGGCCAGTCTCGAACAGTACCGGACACCGCCGGACCTGGCAGCGCATCTGGTCCATACTGCGGACCTCCAGGACGATATCCAGGGACAGACGGTCGTCGACCTCGGCTGTGGCACCGGGATGCTGGCGCTGGGTGCAGCGCTGCGGTCGCCGGCACGGGTGGTCGGGCTAGATATCGACCCCGCACCGCTGTCGACGGCGCGCGAAAACGAGCGGAAGGTCGGGTCGACGACGCCAGTGTCGTGGGTTCGAGCGGATGCCACCACAGCCCCGCTGTGTCCGCCCACCGAGGAAACCACCGTCGTGATGAACCCACCCTTCGGCGCGCAGTCGGACAACGAACATGCCGACCGTCGGTTCCTCGAAACCGCCGCGTCCATCACGGGCGTCTCCTACTCGATTCACAACGAGGGGAGCCAGTCGTTCGTCGAGTCCTTCGCCGCCGACAACGGCGGCGAGGTGACCCACGCCTTCGAGACGGAGTTCGACCTACCGCGACAGTTCGAGTTCCACGAATCGGACCGGCAGGCGATCACCGCGGAAGTGTACCGCATCGACTGGACCTAG
- a CDS encoding sensor histidine kinase yields the protein MDDPLDCPEGSDSEERDRYLAAMQDLTAAMAASGTSFRERVEPVLDVGREHLGFPNGHIAVVSGDEHTIVASSGLSSTITPGDETPLSETYCRHTLDESGIHIVTNASESMSTDPAYERFGLEAYVGTTLRADGAEYGTLCFVNDIEAISEFSDWQQTLFEHLTQWVEAEIERELAVDTREQSQQLLEATFNSPETFIGILDADGNLLRANETALGFVDADDEAIFGEPFWDTPWWNHSEAVAYRCQDAVERAMDGEMVRFEAEHIGADGQRISTAVVARPVAVDGTVQKIIVEGTDITDLKRREEQMEFFNSILRHDILNGMTVIEARAETLADALGGTQATYAETILDWSRDIVDLTQKVRSVLSTMSDDGLTEAETIALGPVVEGATRKAASMDEDCTLKTDIPDGIEVVADDLLDDVVGNILTNAVEHGGSGTTIEVTTERVDSMVHLRIADDGPGIPPEERDAIFEKGERGTESTGTGFGLYFVSVMVDSYGGDIWVEESDLGGSEFVVALPSE from the coding sequence ATGGATGATCCGCTGGACTGTCCCGAGGGTAGCGACTCGGAGGAGCGAGATCGCTATCTGGCAGCTATGCAGGACCTCACTGCAGCGATGGCGGCCAGCGGGACCTCGTTTCGGGAGCGTGTCGAGCCAGTCTTGGACGTCGGTCGAGAACACCTGGGGTTTCCGAACGGGCATATCGCGGTCGTCTCCGGCGACGAACACACAATTGTCGCCAGTAGCGGCCTGTCTTCGACGATTACGCCGGGGGACGAGACACCACTTTCCGAGACGTACTGCAGACACACCCTCGACGAATCCGGGATACACATCGTCACCAACGCGAGCGAGTCAATGTCGACTGACCCCGCCTACGAGCGGTTCGGACTGGAGGCGTACGTCGGCACGACGCTTCGGGCGGACGGGGCGGAGTACGGAACGCTGTGTTTCGTCAACGACATCGAGGCGATTTCGGAGTTCTCGGACTGGCAACAGACGCTGTTCGAGCATCTCACGCAGTGGGTCGAAGCGGAGATCGAACGCGAGCTAGCTGTCGACACACGCGAGCAGAGCCAGCAGCTGTTGGAAGCGACGTTCAACTCACCGGAGACGTTCATCGGTATCCTCGACGCTGACGGAAACCTCCTCAGAGCGAACGAAACAGCGCTCGGGTTCGTCGATGCTGATGACGAAGCCATATTCGGGGAACCGTTCTGGGACACGCCCTGGTGGAACCACAGTGAGGCAGTGGCGTACCGTTGTCAGGATGCTGTCGAGCGGGCGATGGACGGTGAGATGGTCAGGTTCGAGGCCGAGCATATCGGCGCAGACGGCCAGCGGATCTCGACCGCTGTCGTGGCCCGACCAGTAGCGGTCGACGGTACCGTGCAGAAAATAATCGTCGAGGGGACAGACATCACGGATCTCAAGCGCCGCGAAGAGCAGATGGAGTTTTTCAACAGCATCCTCAGACACGACATCCTCAACGGGATGACCGTCATCGAAGCGCGTGCGGAAACGCTTGCAGACGCACTCGGCGGGACACAGGCGACGTACGCCGAAACGATTCTGGACTGGAGTCGGGATATCGTCGACCTCACACAGAAGGTCCGGAGCGTGCTGAGCACGATGTCTGACGACGGCCTGACCGAGGCAGAGACGATCGCACTGGGGCCGGTCGTCGAAGGGGCCACGAGAAAAGCGGCCTCGATGGACGAGGACTGCACACTCAAAACAGACATCCCTGACGGCATCGAGGTCGTGGCTGACGACCTCCTCGACGATGTTGTCGGGAACATCTTGACGAACGCCGTCGAACACGGCGGTTCAGGCACCACAATCGAGGTGACGACGGAACGCGTCGACTCGATGGTCCACCTTCGCATCGCGGACGACGGCCCTGGGATACCGCCCGAAGAGCGCGACGCTATCTTCGAGAAGGGGGAGCGGGGAACCGAGTCGACGGGGACTGGGTTCGGACTCTACTTCGTGTCGGTGATGGTCGACAGCTACGGCGGCGACATCTGGGTGGAAGAAAGCGACCTCGGCGGCAGCGAATTCGTCGTCGCACTCCCATCTGAATAA
- a CDS encoding hybrid sensor histidine kinase/response regulator, which produces MAETVHLDVLLVEDNPGDARLVEHHLNSPAVAHFVDDVTISHVESLAPVAEHSEAAYDVVLLDLGLPESTGLATLDRATEIVEGVPIIVLTGMQDREVAIEAINRGAQDYLPKEDLDGDRLVRALRYAVVRSRQQRAIQRQTDQMDFFNSILQHDILNGMNVIRARGELLEDTLDSEEREYASTIVQWSDDLIELTEKVRAVLETVTEEGGRDHEHRELQTVLDDAADRARSVSDDCTVTIEPQVVTVVADELLDDVFGNLFLNAVEHAGPDVTIDVTTTVKEGVVTVCLADDGDGISNSEARRIFERGEKGSESGGTGFGLYFVATMVRSYGGDVWVEDSDLGGAAFYVELPHATL; this is translated from the coding sequence ATGGCTGAGACGGTGCATCTCGACGTGCTCCTCGTCGAGGATAACCCGGGCGATGCCCGCCTCGTCGAGCATCACCTGAACTCGCCGGCGGTGGCGCACTTCGTCGACGACGTGACGATTTCCCACGTCGAATCGCTTGCGCCGGTCGCCGAGCATTCGGAGGCGGCCTACGACGTGGTACTGCTGGACCTCGGACTCCCCGAGTCAACAGGGCTTGCGACCCTTGACCGGGCAACCGAGATCGTGGAGGGAGTGCCGATCATCGTCCTCACCGGGATGCAGGACCGGGAGGTGGCTATCGAAGCGATCAACCGGGGCGCACAGGACTACCTGCCGAAAGAGGACTTGGACGGCGACCGACTCGTGAGAGCGCTCCGGTACGCAGTCGTCAGGAGCCGCCAGCAGCGTGCCATTCAGCGACAGACCGACCAGATGGACTTCTTCAACAGCATCCTGCAACACGACATCCTCAACGGGATGAACGTCATCCGGGCGCGTGGCGAGCTCCTTGAAGACACGCTCGACAGCGAGGAACGCGAGTACGCGTCGACCATCGTCCAGTGGAGCGACGACCTCATCGAACTCACCGAGAAGGTCCGGGCGGTGCTGGAGACGGTCACTGAGGAGGGCGGGCGGGACCACGAACACCGGGAGCTACAGACTGTCCTCGACGATGCGGCGGACCGCGCCCGGTCAGTCAGCGACGACTGTACCGTTACTATCGAGCCACAGGTGGTCACTGTCGTCGCTGACGAGTTGCTCGATGACGTGTTCGGGAACCTCTTTCTGAACGCGGTCGAACACGCCGGACCAGACGTGACCATCGACGTGACGACAACGGTCAAGGAAGGCGTCGTGACCGTCTGTTTAGCGGACGACGGGGACGGGATTTCGAACAGCGAGGCCCGCCGCATCTTCGAACGTGGCGAGAAAGGGTCTGAGTCCGGCGGTACTGGCTTCGGCCTCTACTTCGTGGCCACGATGGTCCGGAGCTACGGCGGCGATGTCTGGGTCGAGGACAGCGACCTCGGTGGCGCAGCGTTTTACGTCGAACTCCCGCACGCGACTCTGTAG
- a CDS encoding response regulator, with product MTDSSEGRPVEILLAEDNPGDVKLTEKALEKGKVLNNLHVVNDGVEALAFLRQEGEYDDAPRPDLLLLDLNMPRKGGQEVLEEMKGDESLRRIPVVVLTSSEAEEDIIESYDLHANAYLTKPVDFDGFVDIVSSIEDFFLTVVKRPPK from the coding sequence ATGACTGACTCCAGCGAGGGGCGGCCGGTGGAGATTCTGCTGGCGGAGGACAATCCCGGCGATGTCAAACTGACCGAGAAAGCCCTGGAGAAGGGGAAGGTGCTGAACAACCTTCACGTCGTCAACGACGGCGTCGAGGCGCTTGCGTTCCTCCGGCAGGAAGGTGAGTACGACGACGCACCGCGGCCGGACCTGCTGTTGCTCGATCTCAATATGCCCCGCAAAGGAGGGCAGGAAGTCCTCGAAGAGATGAAAGGCGACGAGTCGCTCCGGCGGATTCCGGTCGTCGTGCTGACCAGTTCCGAGGCGGAAGAGGACATCATCGAATCGTACGATCTCCACGCGAACGCCTACCTGACGAAACCGGTCGACTTCGACGGCTTCGTCGACATCGTGAGCAGCATTGAAGATTTCTTCCTTACGGTCGTCAAGCGGCCGCCGAAATAA
- a CDS encoding PAS domain-containing sensor histidine kinase: MASTEDAVIYQDVFEASPDPIMIHDADTGTVVRANQAAGALLGCTPDDIVGMHVGEFSPPGFSTADANDLIAEAATSGSAQVEWATEGPDSTDQLVEVTLKRAALGDETRVVAFIHDVTSIRERERKHAEQSEQLHTLMGNLPVVVFTLDPDGVFTYSAGKGLEGLGMEPGDLEGTSVFETYSEYPDIITAVEKALDGEEVRVTQEVDNLVFETWYRPVFDDSGQLKQVVSVARDITALKRREERVEALSDATNELLYSRTETAAADTVTQIAQRIVDQPLAAIWSHDSGDDTLYPIGATAKATDFAGVETAADLPPMGPDSDENRIFHTSEPTVIEDYQKLSNPSAPAMPMRTLLCLPLDDQGMLCIGSETVASFDGDERFLLEILASTAAAALERIERETRLKSKQAELERSNEALQQFAYIASHDLQEPLRMVSSYVDLLDSEYGDDLDEEAAEYMAFAVDGAHRMQEMVDALLRYSRVETKAGDFEETDPEAVLDRTLDALQMRIEEVDATITAESLPRVDADSNQVGQVFQNLLENAIEYATEAGIEPRIEVSAEEDDGMVTFTVSDNGPGIPAADREEVFDIFHRAGAHDTEGTGIGLAVCQRIVLRHDGRIWVEPSDDGAIFKFTLPAVTEVNGDD; this comes from the coding sequence ATGGCTTCTACAGAGGACGCTGTTATCTATCAGGACGTTTTTGAGGCGAGTCCGGACCCGATTATGATCCACGACGCCGACACCGGAACCGTCGTCCGGGCCAACCAGGCCGCGGGCGCGCTCCTGGGGTGTACTCCGGACGACATCGTCGGGATGCACGTCGGCGAGTTCAGTCCGCCGGGGTTCTCCACGGCGGACGCAAACGACCTGATAGCCGAGGCAGCCACGTCAGGTTCGGCGCAGGTCGAGTGGGCAACGGAGGGACCCGACAGCACGGACCAACTGGTCGAGGTAACGCTCAAGCGAGCTGCTCTCGGCGACGAGACCCGTGTTGTGGCGTTCATTCACGATGTGACCAGCATCCGCGAGCGGGAACGAAAACACGCAGAACAGAGCGAACAGCTCCACACCCTGATGGGGAATCTCCCTGTCGTGGTGTTTACGCTAGACCCGGACGGCGTGTTCACGTATTCAGCCGGGAAGGGGCTGGAAGGGCTCGGAATGGAACCCGGCGACCTCGAAGGGACATCGGTGTTCGAGACGTACAGTGAGTATCCGGACATCATCACCGCCGTCGAGAAGGCCCTCGACGGGGAGGAAGTCCGCGTGACACAGGAAGTCGACAACCTCGTCTTCGAGACGTGGTATCGACCGGTGTTCGACGACAGCGGACAACTCAAACAGGTCGTCAGTGTAGCTAGAGATATCACCGCCCTCAAACGCCGCGAGGAGCGCGTCGAGGCGCTCAGCGACGCGACGAACGAATTGCTGTACAGCCGCACAGAGACTGCGGCCGCGGACACAGTCACACAGATTGCACAGCGTATCGTCGACCAGCCGCTCGCCGCGATATGGTCCCACGACAGCGGCGACGACACGCTCTATCCAATCGGCGCGACGGCAAAGGCGACCGACTTCGCCGGCGTGGAAACGGCGGCGGATCTCCCGCCGATGGGGCCAGACAGCGACGAGAACCGTATTTTCCACACCAGCGAGCCGACCGTTATCGAGGATTATCAAAAACTGTCGAACCCGTCAGCGCCGGCGATGCCGATGCGGACGCTCCTGTGTCTCCCGCTCGATGACCAGGGGATGCTGTGTATCGGGTCCGAGACCGTGGCGTCGTTCGACGGCGACGAGCGGTTCCTGCTTGAGATTCTCGCGAGTACGGCGGCTGCCGCGCTGGAGCGAATCGAACGCGAGACGCGGCTCAAATCGAAACAGGCCGAACTAGAGCGCTCGAACGAGGCGCTCCAGCAGTTCGCCTACATCGCGTCCCACGACCTGCAGGAACCGCTCCGGATGGTGTCGAGCTACGTCGACCTGTTGGACAGCGAATACGGCGACGACCTCGACGAGGAGGCCGCCGAGTACATGGCCTTCGCCGTCGACGGTGCCCACCGGATGCAGGAGATGGTCGACGCCCTGCTCCGGTACTCCCGCGTCGAGACGAAGGCGGGTGACTTCGAGGAGACGGACCCGGAAGCGGTCCTCGACCGGACGCTGGACGCCTTACAGATGCGAATAGAGGAGGTGGACGCTACCATCACGGCAGAGTCACTGCCACGCGTCGACGCCGACTCGAACCAGGTCGGCCAAGTGTTCCAGAATCTGCTGGAAAACGCCATCGAGTACGCGACGGAGGCCGGCATCGAACCCCGTATCGAGGTCAGCGCCGAAGAAGACGACGGCATGGTGACGTTCACCGTCTCGGACAACGGGCCGGGGATTCCGGCGGCGGACCGTGAGGAGGTGTTCGACATCTTCCACCGCGCCGGTGCCCACGACACGGAGGGCACCGGCATCGGGCTGGCCGTCTGCCAGCGAATCGTCCTGCGCCACGACGGCCGCATCTGGGTCGAACCGTCCGACGACGGCGCGATATTCAAATTTACGCTGCCCGCGGTGACGGAGGTGAATGGCGATGACTGA
- the dph2 gene encoding diphthamide biosynthesis enzyme Dph2 has protein sequence MSQERTDGDLRNTGLSLKHDREWDYELDRIVEAVEERDAEKVGLQFPEGLKRRGPAVADDLRENLPDDVTVLLSGQPCYGACDLDTYMMRRTDVFVHFGHSPMKESDKIIYVPLFSNVDVFPIMEQAREEQLADPEEDPDVGLVTTAQHMNKFDEMREWLEERGYTVHTRRGDERLTHEGQVLGCNYASADVDADQMLYVGGGKFHPLGLAMEHPEKHVVIADPVNNVVTVADTEKFMKQRYGAVHRAMDAESWGVIFCTKIGQGRWDKAQEIVENNENAYLITMDEVTPDRLTNFGMDAYVNTGCPRITTDDGPQFKKPMLTPGEYEIAIGEKPLESLEFDTFHGTW, from the coding sequence ATGAGTCAAGAGCGGACTGACGGCGACCTCCGGAACACCGGACTGTCGCTCAAACACGACCGCGAGTGGGATTACGAGCTCGACCGAATCGTCGAAGCCGTCGAAGAGCGAGACGCCGAGAAGGTGGGCCTGCAGTTCCCCGAGGGGCTGAAGCGCCGCGGCCCGGCCGTCGCCGATGACCTCCGCGAGAACCTCCCCGACGACGTGACGGTGCTGCTCTCGGGCCAGCCGTGTTACGGGGCCTGCGACCTCGACACGTACATGATGCGCCGGACGGACGTGTTCGTCCACTTCGGCCACTCGCCGATGAAGGAATCGGACAAGATCATCTACGTACCGCTGTTCTCGAACGTCGACGTCTTCCCCATCATGGAGCAGGCCCGCGAGGAACAGCTCGCGGACCCCGAAGAGGACCCTGACGTGGGGCTGGTGACGACGGCCCAGCATATGAACAAGTTCGACGAGATGCGCGAGTGGCTTGAGGAGCGCGGTTACACAGTCCACACGCGCCGGGGCGACGAGCGGCTCACCCACGAGGGACAGGTGCTGGGCTGTAACTACGCCAGCGCCGACGTAGACGCCGACCAGATGCTGTACGTGGGTGGCGGGAAGTTCCACCCTCTCGGACTGGCGATGGAACACCCCGAGAAACACGTCGTCATCGCGGATCCGGTGAACAACGTCGTCACCGTCGCCGACACGGAGAAGTTCATGAAGCAACGCTACGGCGCGGTCCACCGCGCGATGGACGCCGAGTCCTGGGGCGTCATCTTCTGTACCAAGATCGGTCAGGGACGCTGGGACAAGGCCCAGGAGATCGTCGAGAACAACGAGAACGCCTACCTCATAACCATGGACGAAGTCACGCCGGACCGGCTGACGAACTTCGGGATGGACGCCTACGTCAACACCGGTTGTCCCCGGATCACCACCGACGACGGCCCGCAGTTCAAGAAGCCGATGCTCACACCGGGCGAGTACGAAATCGCTATCGGCGAGAAACCGCTCGAATCCCTGGAGTTCGACACCTTTCACGGTACCTGGTAG
- a CDS encoding methyl-accepting chemotaxis protein, giving the protein MDNSGEFWLHAFESLVEDLPEAAFVVDADGDITHWNDTVEGMLGLPASKAVGMNAYDVFGTEGQDETLAQEVIRTGEPVREDEFRSAERPDGTMAHARAVAIPLMGPGGDAIGALELLIDFSDIVEQREALQNLQSQMATDVESAVGEISDSAAAVTEQSDEIKDMAGEQSDNLDEVQSEVSGFSATVEEIASSAEEVSSQSGEARELAEESVETAEETIERVEDATESAEQVASDSTELRGHIEEIDEFVEVINDIADQTNMLALNANIEAARSNSDSDGFAVVADEIKELADESKQHADEVERIVGEVREMADNTAENVEETTDAVQQALTDLETVLDNQQAILDATSETEQGISEVAEATDDQAASAEEIASMIDEIAQRAAEVSESIDELADANGTQHQMARDLEENVERVERQLAEIME; this is encoded by the coding sequence ATGGACAACAGCGGAGAATTCTGGCTCCACGCGTTCGAGTCGCTTGTCGAAGATCTACCAGAAGCGGCGTTTGTGGTCGACGCGGACGGAGATATCACACACTGGAACGACACGGTCGAAGGTATGCTCGGGCTCCCGGCGAGCAAGGCGGTCGGGATGAACGCCTACGACGTGTTTGGCACGGAAGGCCAAGACGAGACGCTCGCCCAGGAGGTCATCAGAACCGGGGAGCCAGTCCGGGAAGACGAGTTCCGCTCCGCAGAACGACCCGACGGGACGATGGCACACGCGCGGGCAGTGGCGATCCCGCTCATGGGTCCCGGCGGGGACGCTATCGGTGCGCTAGAGCTACTGATCGATTTCAGCGATATCGTCGAACAGCGCGAAGCGCTCCAGAACCTCCAGTCTCAGATGGCGACGGACGTCGAGTCGGCGGTCGGCGAAATCAGCGACTCCGCCGCGGCCGTTACCGAGCAGTCCGACGAGATCAAAGACATGGCCGGCGAGCAGTCCGACAACCTCGACGAGGTCCAGTCCGAGGTCTCCGGGTTCAGCGCCACAGTCGAGGAAATCGCCTCCAGCGCCGAGGAAGTGAGCAGTCAGAGCGGCGAGGCCAGGGAGCTCGCCGAGGAGTCCGTCGAGACAGCCGAAGAAACCATCGAACGCGTCGAGGACGCGACTGAGTCCGCCGAACAGGTCGCGTCGGACTCGACGGAACTCCGCGGCCACATCGAGGAGATCGACGAGTTCGTCGAGGTCATCAACGACATCGCGGACCAGACGAACATGCTGGCGCTGAACGCCAACATCGAGGCCGCGCGGAGCAACAGCGACAGCGACGGGTTCGCGGTCGTCGCCGACGAGATCAAGGAACTGGCCGACGAGTCCAAACAGCACGCCGACGAGGTCGAGCGCATCGTCGGCGAGGTCCGCGAGATGGCCGACAACACCGCCGAAAACGTCGAAGAAACGACCGATGCGGTTCAGCAAGCCCTCACCGATCTGGAGACGGTGCTAGACAACCAGCAGGCCATCCTCGACGCGACCTCGGAGACGGAACAGGGTATCAGCGAGGTCGCGGAGGCGACGGACGACCAGGCCGCAAGCGCCGAAGAAATCGCCAGCATGATCGACGAGATCGCCCAGCGTGCCGCCGAGGTCTCCGAGTCTATCGACGAACTGGCTGACGCCAACGGGACGCAACACCAGATGGCTCGTGACTTAGAGGAGAACGTCGAGCGGGTCGAGCGACAGCTTGCCGAGATTATGGAGTAA
- a CDS encoding YlbF family regulator: MSIETDTAADIDGDRVEALATEFGEAIAELPVYQRFKETKDAVENHDEAQAAIKEFEQIREEFMLARQTGNASQEDLRKVQQKQEELHDIPVMSDYLEAQNELELRLQELNEIVSEELAVDFGQKAGGCCED, from the coding sequence ATGAGTATCGAGACCGATACCGCCGCTGACATCGACGGTGACCGCGTCGAGGCACTCGCTACAGAGTTCGGCGAAGCAATCGCCGAGCTCCCAGTGTACCAGCGATTCAAGGAGACGAAAGACGCCGTCGAAAACCATGACGAGGCGCAGGCGGCCATCAAGGAGTTCGAGCAGATCCGCGAGGAGTTCATGCTCGCCCGCCAGACCGGGAACGCCTCTCAGGAGGACCTCCGGAAGGTCCAGCAAAAGCAGGAGGAACTTCACGACATCCCGGTGATGAGCGACTATCTTGAGGCCCAGAACGAACTCGAGCTGCGCCTGCAGGAACTCAACGAGATCGTGTCCGAGGAACTGGCTGTCGACTTCGGCCAGAAAGCCGGCGGTTGCTGCGAGGACTGA